A section of the Marmota flaviventris isolate mMarFla1 chromosome 19, mMarFla1.hap1, whole genome shotgun sequence genome encodes:
- the LOC114082799 gene encoding speedy protein E4-like encodes MEDQQISQSGQSPSQPSTSETHLEVVVDDEIPGPSALWVKPCLPCRSSRKREWTSESEEDSEDDSPGIFDSAPWVESGLLPETTGLKRKRESSTESEDELEDLESELNHPWDVESLCGLKMKLKKRRMDLVQPEHHEVFKRLLEDPVVKRFLAWDKNLRVSDKYLLSMVIAYFSRAGLFSWQYQRIHFFLALYLANDMEEDNQAPKQDIFHFLYGKSYAQRPLFHKLRYQFICSMGWNTRVSKEECEEIQAYDPELWVWGRDRTLIP; translated from the exons ATGGAGGATCAACAAATCTCCCAGTCTGGGCAATCGCCTTCCCAGCCAAGCACCTCAGAAACCCACCTGGAAGTGGTGGTAGATGATGAGATCCCAGGTCCATCAG CTCTGTGGGTAAAACCCTGCCTCCCATGTCGGTCCTCGAGGAAGAGAGAGTGGACCTCAGAATCTGAGGAAGACTCGGAGGATGATTCCCCAGGGATTTTTGATTCTGCACCCTGGGTAGAATCTGGCCTCCTGCCTGAGACCACTGgtctaaagagaaagagagagtcctCCACTGAATCTGAGGATGAGCTGGAGGATCTGGAAAGTGAGCTAAATCACCCCTGGGATGTGGAGTCACTGTGTGGCctcaaaatgaaactcaaaaaacGGCGCATGGACTTGGTGCAACCAGAACACCATGAGGTTTTCAAGAGGCTTCTAG AGGATCCTGTTGTCAAAAGATTCCTGGCCTGGGACAAGAACCTGAGGGTGTCTGACAAG TACCTCCTGTCTATGGTCATAGCTTATTTTAGCCGGGCTGGCCTCTTCTCCTGGCAGTACCAACGAATCCACTTCTTTCTGGCCCT CTACCTGGCCAATGACATGGAGGAGGACAACCAGGCTCCTAAACAAGACATCTTTCATTTCCTCTACGGGAAGAGCTATGCCCAGCGTCCCCTGTTCCACAAACTGCGCTATCAGTTCATCTGCTCCATGGGCTGGAACACTCGGGTTTCCAAGGAGGAGTGTGAGGAG